The following proteins are encoded in a genomic region of Alphaproteobacteria bacterium:
- the pyrF gene encoding orotidine-5'-phosphate decarboxylase codes for MTNPVFCALDMPDPAEAATMALQVAGHVGGIKLGLEFFMAQGPGGIAKARPPGLPFFLDVKLHDIPNTVAGALKSLLPLKADFITIHASGGAAMMRAARDAAAQAPGARPKLLGVTALTSLDGGDLAAVGQDRDVTAQVVRLAKLAQDSGLDGVICAPTEISALRAACGKDFILMVPGIRPSWAAAGDQKRVMTPREAMAAGATYLVIGRPITAAPDPADAARKIAEELAG; via the coding sequence ATGACCAATCCGGTTTTCTGCGCGCTCGACATGCCTGATCCCGCTGAGGCCGCGACGATGGCTTTGCAGGTCGCGGGACATGTCGGCGGGATCAAGCTCGGCCTCGAATTTTTCATGGCGCAGGGCCCCGGCGGAATCGCTAAAGCCCGCCCGCCGGGTCTGCCGTTTTTTCTCGACGTCAAGCTGCACGATATTCCCAACACGGTCGCGGGCGCGTTAAAATCGCTGCTGCCGCTTAAGGCCGATTTCATCACCATCCACGCCAGCGGCGGCGCGGCGATGATGCGCGCGGCGCGCGATGCGGCGGCACAAGCGCCGGGCGCGCGTCCGAAACTGCTGGGCGTGACGGCGCTGACCAGCCTCGATGGCGGCGATCTCGCCGCCGTCGGCCAGGATCGCGACGTGACCGCGCAGGTCGTCAGGCTGGCGAAACTGGCGCAGGATTCCGGTCTCGATGGCGTGATTTGCGCGCCGACCGAAATTTCAGCGTTGCGCGCGGCGTGCGGAAAAGACTTCATCCTGATGGTGCCCGGTATCAGGCCGTCTTGGGCGGCGGCGGGCGACCAGAAGCGCGTGATGACGCCGCGCGAAGCCATGGCGGCGGGCGCGACCTATCTGGTCATCGGCAGGCCGATCACCGCCGCGCCCGATCCGGCAGATGCGGCACGGAAAATCGCCGAGGAACTGGCGGGTTGA
- the ihfB gene encoding integration host factor subunit beta, protein MTKSDLILRLAEKYPHLLQKDIERIVATLFGEVTNALARGDRVELRGFGAFSVKKRDARQGRNPRTGQSVAVSQKFVPFFKTGKQLRDRLNGIEPNKDDD, encoded by the coding sequence ATGACCAAGTCGGACCTGATTTTGCGCCTCGCCGAGAAATATCCGCATCTCCTGCAAAAGGACATCGAGCGCATTGTCGCGACCTTATTCGGCGAAGTGACGAATGCCTTGGCAAGAGGCGACCGGGTGGAACTGCGCGGCTTCGGCGCGTTTTCGGTGAAGAAGCGCGACGCGCGCCAGGGCCGCAATCCCCGCACCGGCCAGAGCGTGGCGGTGTCGCAGAAATTCGTGCCGTTCTTCAAGACCGGCAAGCAGCTTCGCGACAGGCTCAACGGCATCGAGCCGAATAAAGACGACGATTAA
- a CDS encoding NAD(P)H-dependent oxidoreductase produces the protein MKLLLFAGSLRKDSCNKKLAREAARLAQARPGVETELLDLKDYPMPPYDGDIETGSGIPKETAALGAKIIAADALVISTPEYNGSIPGILKNVVDWLSREKQVSLEGKPLLLLAASPGALGGVRSLWHTRVPFEVLGVHVFPGMMGLPGAYQAFGDDGRLKDEKTEKRLQALLEQFLAHAEKKPPQS, from the coding sequence ATGAAACTGCTGCTGTTCGCCGGTTCATTGAGGAAAGATTCCTGCAACAAAAAGCTGGCGCGCGAGGCGGCAAGGCTGGCCCAGGCCCGTCCCGGCGTCGAAACCGAGCTTCTCGACCTCAAGGATTATCCGATGCCGCCCTATGACGGCGATATCGAGACCGGATCGGGAATTCCCAAGGAAACCGCCGCGCTCGGGGCTAAAATCATTGCGGCCGACGCGCTGGTGATTTCGACGCCGGAATATAACGGCTCGATTCCGGGCATTCTTAAAAATGTCGTGGACTGGCTGTCGCGCGAAAAGCAAGTCTCGCTGGAAGGCAAGCCGCTGCTGCTGCTGGCGGCGTCGCCGGGCGCGCTCGGCGGGGTGCGCAGCCTTTGGCATACGCGCGTGCCGTTCGAGGTTCTCGGCGTCCATGTCTTTCCGGGCATGATGGGCCTGCCGGGCGCCTATCAGGCTTTCGGCGACGACGGCCGCCTCAAGGACGAGAAGACGGAAAAGAGGCTGCAGGCGCTGCTGGAGCAGTTTCTGGCGCATGCCGAAAAAAAACCGCCGCAGTCCTGA
- a CDS encoding deaminase: MKKKSPAKKPPRRAAKGPLMKDRQWLELAARAAVLSPHPSVKVGAVITSPGAKDLIAAAVNEPPDGVALLPARFKHGEKSLWFMCAEKRALALAQERRAEFGLKNLKGCRIYSTLPPCHTCAHDIIQAGVRWVCVPEGALRYYPKLKKKYRRSMEAAAEMFAERGVRVHALR, from the coding sequence ATGAAGAAGAAATCCCCCGCCAAGAAACCGCCGCGCCGCGCCGCGAAAGGCCCGCTGATGAAAGACCGGCAGTGGCTGGAGCTCGCCGCGCGCGCCGCCGTCCTGTCGCCGCATCCGAGCGTCAAGGTCGGGGCGGTCATCACCTCGCCCGGCGCGAAGGACCTGATCGCCGCCGCCGTCAACGAGCCGCCGGACGGCGTCGCCCTTCTGCCCGCGCGATTCAAGCATGGCGAGAAAAGCCTGTGGTTCATGTGCGCGGAAAAGCGCGCCCTGGCGCTGGCGCAGGAAAGGCGCGCGGAATTCGGCCTGAAAAACCTGAAGGGCTGCAGGATATATTCGACGCTGCCGCCTTGTCATACCTGCGCGCACGATATCATCCAGGCGGGGGTGCGCTGGGTCTGCGTGCCGGAAGGCGCGCTGCGCTATTACCCGAAACTCAAAAAGAAATACCGCCGCAGCATGGAAGCCGCCGCCGAAATGTTCGCCGAGCGCGGGGTAAGGGTTCACGCGCTTCGCTGA
- the rpsA gene encoding 30S ribosomal protein S1 produces the protein MAASAAKRKFREHDIQTPTNQNSGENFAAMLHETMGGSGGLEGSVLRGRVLAITADVAVVDVGLKSEGRIPLREFAVPGQAVELKVGDMVDVFLERMEDRNGQAMLSREKAKREESWIALDKAFAGQQRVTGIIFGRVKGGFTVDLEGAVAFLPGSQVDIRPVRDITPLMGTPQPFQILKMDRARGNIVVSRRAVLEESRAEARTELVANLKEGQILQGVVKNITDYGAFVDLGGVDGLLHVTDVSWKRINHPSEALQIGQQVTVQVIRFNQETQRISLGMKQLETDPWDGIAAKFPVGTRMKGRVTNITDYGAFVELEAGVEGLVHVSEMSWTKKNAHPGKIVSTSQEVEVMVLDVDSSKRRISLGLKQCMENPWEKFAASHNEGDILEGEIRNITEFGLFVGLPGDIDGMVHMSDISWNKAGEEAIRDYAKGQNVKVKVLDIDPEKERISLGVKQLAEDPFESVSVNFKKGDVVTCTVSATNDGGVEVTLGGEASGFTGFIKRGDLARERSEQRPDRFAVGEKVDAKITNIDKAARKVTLSIKAREADEEKQAMEEFGSQDSGASLGDILGAAIKKAQKKED, from the coding sequence ATGGCAGCGTCAGCCGCGAAGCGGAAATTCCGCGAACACGACATCCAAACCCCCACCAATCAGAATTCAGGCGAAAATTTCGCCGCCATGCTCCATGAGACCATGGGCGGCAGCGGCGGCCTTGAAGGCAGCGTGCTGCGCGGCCGCGTGCTCGCGATCACCGCCGACGTCGCCGTCGTCGATGTCGGGCTGAAATCCGAAGGCCGCATTCCGCTGCGCGAATTCGCCGTTCCCGGCCAGGCCGTGGAGCTCAAGGTCGGCGACATGGTCGACGTGTTCCTCGAGCGCATGGAAGATCGCAACGGCCAAGCGATGCTGAGCCGCGAAAAGGCCAAGCGCGAAGAAAGCTGGATCGCGCTCGACAAGGCTTTCGCCGGCCAGCAGCGCGTCACCGGAATCATCTTCGGGCGCGTCAAGGGCGGCTTCACGGTCGACCTCGAAGGCGCGGTGGCGTTCCTGCCGGGCAGCCAGGTCGATATCCGCCCGGTGCGCGACATCACGCCGCTGATGGGCACGCCGCAGCCTTTCCAGATTCTCAAGATGGACCGCGCGCGCGGCAATATCGTCGTCTCGCGCCGCGCCGTGCTGGAAGAAAGCCGCGCCGAAGCCCGCACCGAACTCGTCGCCAACCTCAAGGAAGGCCAGATCCTGCAGGGCGTCGTCAAGAACATCACCGACTATGGCGCGTTCGTCGATCTCGGCGGCGTCGATGGCCTCCTGCACGTCACCGACGTGTCGTGGAAGCGCATCAACCATCCGTCGGAAGCCTTGCAGATCGGCCAGCAGGTCACCGTGCAGGTCATCCGCTTCAACCAGGAAACCCAGCGCATCAGCCTCGGCATGAAGCAGCTCGAGACCGATCCGTGGGACGGCATCGCCGCCAAATTCCCGGTCGGCACCCGCATGAAGGGCCGCGTCACCAACATCACCGACTACGGCGCCTTCGTCGAGCTTGAAGCCGGTGTTGAGGGCCTGGTGCATGTGTCCGAAATGTCCTGGACCAAGAAGAACGCGCATCCCGGCAAGATCGTCTCGACCAGCCAGGAAGTCGAAGTCATGGTGCTCGACGTGGACAGCTCCAAGCGCCGCATTTCCCTCGGCCTCAAGCAATGCATGGAAAATCCGTGGGAGAAGTTCGCCGCCTCGCACAACGAAGGCGACATCCTGGAAGGGGAAATCCGCAACATCACCGAGTTCGGCCTGTTCGTCGGCCTGCCCGGCGATATCGACGGCATGGTTCACATGTCCGATATCTCCTGGAACAAAGCGGGCGAAGAAGCGATCCGCGATTACGCCAAGGGCCAGAACGTCAAGGTCAAGGTTCTCGACATCGATCCGGAGAAGGAGCGCATCAGCCTCGGCGTCAAGCAGCTGGCCGAAGACCCCTTTGAAAGCGTTTCGGTCAACTTCAAGAAGGGCGACGTCGTCACCTGCACCGTCAGCGCCACCAATGACGGCGGCGTCGAAGTGACGCTCGGCGGCGAGGCTTCGGGCTTCACCGGCTTCATCAAGCGCGGCGATCTCGCCCGCGAACGTTCGGAGCAGCGCCCCGACCGCTTCGCCGTCGGCGAGAAGGTCGACGCCAAGATCACCAACATCGACAAGGCGGCCCGCAAGGTCACGCTGTCGATCAAGGCGCGCGAGGCCGACGAAGAGAAGCAGGCGATGGAAGAGTTCGGCTCGCAGGATAGCGGCGCGTCGCTCGGCGATATCCTCGGCGCGGCGATCAAGAAGGCGCAGAAGAAGGAGGACTAA
- the cmk gene encoding (d)CMP kinase codes for MIIAIDGLAASGKGTIAKMLAAHFGFAHLDTGLLYRAVGVAVLRAGGDPGDSGAAEAAARSLDPAAMLAAGEDPAMRSAEAGEAASKVAAIPAVRAALLDFQRNFCAKPPGGKGAVLDGRDIGTVIAPAAEVKIYVTCAPEIRAARRARELRGRGDQVTDGEVLAAMQERDARDQARGVAPAVPAADAVWLDTGSLDIGAAFAAALAIANKKNV; via the coding sequence ATGATTATCGCCATCGACGGCCTTGCGGCTTCCGGCAAGGGAACCATCGCCAAAATGCTGGCCGCGCATTTCGGCTTCGCTCATCTCGATACCGGCCTGCTTTACCGGGCGGTGGGCGTGGCGGTGCTGCGCGCGGGCGGCGACCCCGGGGATTCCGGCGCGGCGGAAGCGGCGGCCAGATCGCTCGATCCCGCCGCGATGCTGGCGGCGGGCGAAGACCCGGCGATGCGCAGCGCCGAGGCTGGCGAAGCGGCCTCCAAGGTTGCCGCGATTCCCGCCGTACGGGCGGCCTTGCTGGACTTTCAGAGAAATTTCTGCGCCAAGCCCCCCGGCGGCAAAGGCGCGGTGCTGGACGGGCGCGATATAGGCACCGTGATCGCGCCCGCCGCCGAGGTTAAGATTTACGTCACCTGCGCGCCGGAAATCCGCGCCGCGCGGCGCGCCAGGGAATTGCGCGGGCGCGGCGACCAGGTGACCGACGGGGAGGTTCTGGCGGCGATGCAGGAGCGCGACGCCCGCGATCAGGCGCGGGGCGTGGCCCCCGCCGTGCCCGCCGCCGATGCCGTCTGGCTCGATACCGGCAGCCTCGATATCGGCGCGGCGTTCGCGGCGGCGCTGGCGATCGCGAATAAAAAAAACGTGTAG
- a CDS encoding LapA family protein, whose protein sequence is MKILWRYFSWLFSIPLLAFAICFSVGNREPTIISLWPFDIELALPIYLLALVPLACGLIFGAGMQWFVDLRHRVAAQRLGKEVARLKADIATLKAEAALRQISGGQPPAPSKNPLKLIAGLRAKS, encoded by the coding sequence ATGAAAATCCTCTGGCGCTATTTTTCCTGGCTGTTCAGCATTCCGCTTCTCGCTTTCGCGATATGCTTTTCCGTCGGCAACCGCGAGCCGACGATTATCAGCCTGTGGCCGTTCGATATCGAGCTGGCGCTGCCGATCTACCTGCTGGCGCTGGTGCCGCTGGCCTGCGGCCTTATTTTCGGCGCGGGCATGCAATGGTTCGTCGATCTGCGCCACCGGGTCGCGGCGCAGCGTCTCGGCAAAGAAGTGGCGCGGCTCAAGGCGGATATCGCCACGCTCAAGGCCGAGGCGGCGCTGCGCCAGATTTCCGGCGGTCAGCCCCCGGCTCCATCCAAAAACCCGCTCAAGCTGATCGCCGGGCTGCGAGCGAAGTCGTAA
- a CDS encoding branched-chain amino acid ABC transporter substrate-binding protein, with the protein MTRFLATLCACLLLSFAARAADTIKLGIGYPMSGEVASLGADVRAGFDLALEDINAKGGPAGRKIEAQFEDDVCDPKTGVIVAGRFIAAKKDAVIHICSTVCMAAGPLYAEENIPFFNMCNADGITAQGFGNVARAWMSNMRVGGALAALAAKHLPKKKLAVLYAADAYSRNLGEDMIAVLDKEYGVKPDFTLRLAGQEQDFSSIITQLKDGGIETVYLGFWPKGIGMFLRQADAAGYRPQFLSNDVANGDEIIKIGGAGSDGLIFTMPPDPKDFPEAADVMKALAAKGFAGRPYAVYSYMIAQIYAQAVEKAGSAAPDAVMKAVKGNAFDTVAGKVSFTPNGDMTGLEMQYFQWRGGKYAPWKP; encoded by the coding sequence ATGACCCGTTTTCTCGCGACCCTGTGCGCATGCCTGCTGCTGTCTTTCGCGGCGCGGGCGGCGGATACGATCAAGCTCGGCATCGGCTATCCGATGAGCGGCGAGGTCGCCAGCCTCGGCGCAGATGTGCGCGCGGGCTTCGATCTCGCCCTCGAGGATATCAACGCCAAGGGCGGGCCGGCGGGCAGGAAGATCGAGGCGCAGTTCGAGGACGATGTCTGCGATCCCAAGACCGGCGTGATCGTCGCGGGGCGCTTCATCGCCGCGAAGAAAGACGCGGTGATTCATATCTGCAGCACGGTCTGCATGGCGGCCGGGCCGCTTTACGCCGAAGAAAACATCCCCTTCTTCAATATGTGCAATGCCGACGGCATAACCGCGCAAGGCTTCGGCAATGTCGCGCGCGCCTGGATGAGCAATATGCGCGTGGGCGGCGCGCTCGCCGCTTTGGCCGCCAAGCACCTTCCCAAAAAGAAACTCGCCGTGCTCTATGCCGCCGACGCTTACAGCAGGAATCTCGGCGAGGACATGATCGCGGTGCTGGACAAGGAATACGGCGTCAAGCCGGATTTTACGCTCAGGCTTGCCGGGCAGGAGCAGGACTTTTCCTCCATCATCACCCAGCTGAAGGATGGCGGCATCGAAACCGTCTATCTCGGCTTCTGGCCCAAGGGAATCGGCATGTTCCTGCGGCAGGCGGACGCGGCGGGCTACCGGCCCCAGTTCCTGAGCAACGATGTCGCCAATGGCGATGAAATCATCAAGATCGGCGGCGCCGGTTCCGACGGGCTGATTTTTACCATGCCGCCCGATCCGAAAGACTTTCCGGAAGCGGCGGATGTCATGAAGGCGCTGGCGGCCAAAGGCTTCGCGGGCCGTCCCTATGCCGTCTATTCCTACATGATCGCGCAGATTTACGCCCAGGCGGTGGAAAAGGCCGGCAGCGCCGCGCCGGACGCGGTGATGAAGGCGGTCAAGGGCAATGCGTTCGACACCGTGGCCGGCAAGGTTTCCTTCACGCCGAACGGCGACATGACCGGCCTCGAGATGCAGTATTTCCAATGGCGCGGCGGAAAATACGCGCCGTGGAAGCCGTAG